The Chitinophaga lutea genome contains the following window.
GCAGGAGCCGATCAAACAGGAGATTGCGACAATCCCGAATAAATAATCATAACACAACTAAAAAAGAAAGGCCGCAAATATTGCGGCCCTTCTTTTTTTATCGGTGAAACCCCTTCGACCGCAGGTATGCAAGCAGTTCCGCCGGCAGATCGGTCTGGATGATGTTCACACGCGGATGTTTTTTTAAAAGTTCGGAGAACCCTGTTCCCGGCGAAGCTTTTTCCGCCTTGTCGTATTTCCCCAACGCATTCAGCCATACACGGGTGCCGCCGGCGCGGAGCGCATTGGCGAGGCTGTCTGAATAGTATGAATCGTCTATGTGAATCGCGGGGAAGGTACCCATCTGTCCGATGCCTGCGATATCGCCGGTATTGTAAGCGCGCGGCATGATGGGAATTTTGGGATTCCAGTTGCGCAGTTGCGGGATTTCTTTGTAGTCGTATAAAAAGAAAAGCACCTGGCTGGTGGTGCCGCTGGCTTTCACCAGCTCAACGGTTTTGCGGGCTGCTTCCGGTGTGCCTTCTTTGAAATCGATGTCTACCAGAATGCGGTCTTTGGTGAGTTTTAACGCCTCTTCAAAGGTCGGGATGCGCTCCTGTGTGGGCTGACCATTGTGCAGTAGCGGGAATTGCTGCAGCTCCGCATAGGTATAGTCACCGGTGCCGCCGGGTTTGCCGGTGGTACGGGTAATGGTTTTATCGTGCATGAGCACCAGTATACCGTCTTTCGTTTGCCGGATGTCCAGTTCCACGATATCAACACCCAGCCGGATGGCTTCGCGGATGGCGGCCAGGGAGTTTTCGGGATAATCGGCATGTGGCGCGCGGTGTGCGGCTACCAGTATGTGGTCAGGGCGGTTTGAAAAGTCGCGCAGGATGCTGTCTGCCTGGCCGTGCGCGGACAATAAAACAATGCTGAGAAATGCGGTAATAAGGAATTTCATGTGAAATTTTTTACGGGTGTATAAATATCTGATTCTTTTCAGAATATTTTATGTGATTCGTGTAAAGGCTGCGTTAAATACGGTGCTGTGGGAATAATCGCTAACTTTGTATATGCTGAAGAAGCAAAAACAGCATAAGTACCTGGCAAAGAGATGGCGTGCCATCAGGAGTTACCTCTACGATTTTGCAAACACACCCAACCTGGAAGTGCTGCACAAGCTACGGGTGGAAGTTAAAAAGCTGAAAGCCTTTGCAGGTTTTGCATCGGCAGGAGGGCATGGAAAGGATGCGGACCGTGCCATAAAGCCGGTGAAAAAAATGTTCCGGGTAGCCGGTGAAATCCGGGAAGCGGGCCTCACCTTATCGATGCTGCAAAAATACCAGATCACCCACCCGCGCCTGAAGTCAGCCACTATCCATACACTGAACGAAAAAACCGCAACGTTTCAATCGCATATCGATACCTACCTTCAACAGATAAAGAAGTCAGACAGAAAGCTTCGCGCCAGCCTGCACTCCATCCGTAACCGCAATATAGAAGCATGGTTCAGCGAAGAACTGACGGCCACCGCAGCACTCCTGGCAGCTCCTCCGCCCGAACGATTGCATGATGCGCGTAAAAAACTGAAAACCCTGCTATACACGTATACCATGTTGCCAAAGCCCCTGGCGGCCCGCGTCCAGGTGAACAAAGATTACCTGCATCGCTTGCAGGAGCTGATTGGCAACTGGCACGACGCTGCTCTGGCGGCGGATTTACTGGCAAAGGGAAATAATGTGCGGTCCGGCGGACGCACTGCGCGCAACGGAGATAAGCAAACGCAGCAGCAACCAAAGGCAAATCAAGCGAACCGCCTGGCGGACGAAGCGTCCCGTAACATCCGGCACAATAATCATGACCATGGAGCCCATACACAAAGCAAACCGGTAAAAACCCGGCAACAGCAAAAAGTGAATCGCCTGTCTAATGAACAGAAAAGCCTCATCAAACAGACGCTGGCGGCGGCGGCAGGTTTTTCACAAAAAGCGTTGAGCGGGGAGGGGTCTCCCCGCTGAACAGGCTCTTCCAATGGCGAAGTGTTCCCGTCATCAAATTTCCGTAAGTTGCATTCCAGCCCAAAATGCCCGGAACCATGGAAAGAACCAGTTTTGAAGACGAACATTTTGAAAAGAAGGATTTTACCGAAGCGCCGCTCCGCAAAGGAGAATACGATAACTGCACCTTTACGGGCTGCAACTTTTCGGAAACGGACCTGACGGATGTGAGTTTTACCGAATGTACCTTCACCGGCTGCAACCTCAGTATGGCCAAACTCAATAAAACATCGCTGAAAGATGTAAAATTCACCGACTGCAAATTGCTCGGCCTGCACTTTGAAAACTGCAACGATTTTCTTTTCGAGGTGGCTTTTGATAACTGCCAGCTGAACCTTGCCTCATTTTACCGCCGGAAACTCAAAAAAACACGTTTTAAAAAATGCAGCCTCCACGAAACGGATTTCACGGAAGCCGATTTAACAGAAGCGAGCTTCGACGGATGTGATCTTGCCGGGGCGACTTTTGTGCAGACCAACCTGGAAAAAGCGGATTTCCGTGCGGCCAGCCATTATTTGATCGACCCGGCGCAGAACCGCATCAAAAAGGCGAAATTTTCCATGCCGGCCGTGATTGGCCTGCTGGCAGCGTATGATATTGTGATTGAGTGAGGTGAACATCGCCCCGTATAAAAGGAAATTGTTAACCATGCCGGCACCTTCATAAGCCGCGGAAATACCGGTTACAACGCGCCGGCATCCGGTTACGTCAGCTCATAATACCCATGCCCCGTTTGCTGCACCGCTTTGTCCACCTTGTCGCGGTCCGCTACCCGATGCAGCATGATCACATATTCTTCCAGTTCCGTACGCATAAATCCCATTTGTAACCCGTGTTCCCGGAGCGGCTTATCAAAGGCGTCCAGTACGCCGTCGCTGCTCACAGTGCTGCCTGGGGGAAAGTCACTTGCCTGGGGGAATGCAACGCTCAGTTGATAGTTGTCGCGCAGCGCGAGGTTCAGCCGCCATTCCAGGTCTTCGAGCGGCGCATCCCGGTCTATTCCCAGCAACCATTCGCACTCCTGGTCGTTGAGGTGGTTCATCAGCACGTTCAACGTAGAATATTCCGGGTCGTTGGTATGATCTTTCAGCGCATCGATGTAGGGAAACAGCCAGTGCTGTTCCCGGAGCGGCAGGCAGCGCCGCACCAGTTCGCGGTAGCCTTCTTTGGCTGCTTCGGTTAAGGGCGGCAGATCCGGTTCCGGGCGCTCCGGCAGCGGAGGAGGAGAGGATACCTTCCGTTTCCTCCATGGTGAACCGGAAAATTCATTTTTGCACCAGGCATAAAACGCAAGCACACCTGCGTAGCCAAACCAGTATTTGGCATTGAGCCCGAAATAATGGCCGGCTGCATAGCCGCCAATCACCAGCGCCAGCCCGATCAGAAAATAGAGGCGGTTTCCCATGAGCGTATTCATTTTATATCCGTTTGTTCCCCTCGGGTTTGGTTTTGCCGGAAAAGGCAATGTGGGAATCAACGGCCAGGTTATGGTTAATAAATGTATTCAACAACGGTTTCCGGGTTTCAACGATTCAAATATAACAGATATTTTGCCCGGCAGATAACTATTATCCCTGCCTGTTTGCATGAAAAAAATGCAGGTTTATTCAAGAATGACGGATATTTTTTGCGTCTTTTTGCGCCTTTTTCTGAATATTCTCCTATATTGTGCAAAACCAAAATCCGTCTGAATGCTAAAAAAGGAACGCCAATCCTTTATTCTGCGCCAGGTGAACCTGCATAATAAAATCCTGTCGGTCGACCTGAGTCAGCAAATGGACGTGTCTGAAGATACCATCCGGCGCGACCTGAATGAAATGGCGGAACAGGGGAAACTGATCAAAGTACACGGCGGAGCGTTGTCCAAGTCGTTCCATCTCTCCGTTGCCTCTGATCATGTGTATGCTTTAAGCAGCAAAAAACATATCGCCCTCAAAGCATGCCGCCTCATTAAAGACGGCATGTTCGTACTTACCACGGGCGGCACTACCATTATCGAGCTGGCCAAAGCATTGCCGCCTGAACTGTCGGCGACTTTTATCACCGTCAGTTTACCCGCGGCCTATGAATATATCCATCATCCGAATATCGAAGTGATTTTCCTGGGCGATAAAATTTCCAAAAATTCGCAGATCGCCGTAGGCGGCAGCGTTGTATCGAGGATAAAGGATGTGCGGGCCGACCTGTGTTTCCTGGGCACTAACGCCATCAGCCTGGAGCAGGGCCTTACGGACAACGACTGGGAAGTGGTGGAGGTGAAAAAGGCCATCGTGGAAGCCTCGGAGCGGGTCGTTTCGTTGGCCATCAGCGAAAAGCTCAACACCTCGCAGCGCTTCCGGGTGTGCGATGCGGGTGATATCAGCACGCTCATCACGGAGCTGCCGGCGTCCGACCCGTTGCTGCAGCCTTATCATGCCGCCGGTCTCGAAATTTTATAAACATCACCATCAAAATAAACGCATGTCTCCTGTTATCTTGTTTTCACTGGTTATCGCATATTTCCTCCTGCTGCTGGGTGTGGCCTGGGTTACGTCGAGGAATGCGAACAACGAATCGTTTTTTATCGGCAACCGCGGCTCCAACTGGATGCTGGTGGCTTTCGGCATGATCGGCACGTCGCTCAGCGGCGTTACGTTTGTGAGTGTGCCCGGTACGGTCGGCAAGGAATCCTTTACCTATTTCCAGATCGTGCTCGGCAACCTGATCGGTTACGGGGTGGTGGCATTTGTGCTGTTGCCCGTTTATTACAAGATGCAGCTCACATCTATCTATAACTACCTGCAAAACAGGCTCGGCTTCCGGGCCTATAAAACGGGCGCCTCGTTTTTTATCCTGTCGCGCGTATTGGGCGCTACGGCCCGGCTGTACCTGGTGGTGAACATCCTGCATTTCACCATTCTTAAAGATTTTGGCCTGCCGTTCTGGGTGGGAGCTTTCGTCATCCTGTTGATGATATTGTTGTATACATTCGAAGGCGGGGTAAAAACCATCGTGTGGACGGACACGCTGCAAACCGGCTGTATGCTTATCGGGCTGGTGGTGTGCGTGTGGTATATCCTCAGTAACCTTGGCATGAGCCTGCCGGAAGGAGCCCGGGCGCTGGCTGATAAAGGGTACTCCAACATCTTTATCATGGACCCGTCGAGCCGGTTTTTCTTCCTCAAACAAATTGTGGCCGGCGCTTTCATCTCTATAACCATGACGGGGATGGACCAGGAAATGATGCAGAAAAACATCAGCGTGCGCACGCTGAAAGATTCCCAGAAGAACATGATGACTTTTGCCGTGATCTTTATGCTGGTGGTGTTGCTGTTCCTTTTCCTGGGCGGCCTGCTGCACCTCTTTGCCGAAGCCAAGGGCATCCCGGCCACCGGCGATGCGCTGTTCCCCACCATCGCACTGGAACATATGCCGGGCGCGGTGTCGATCATCTTCATCATTGCATTGATCTCCGCATTGTTCCCCAGCGCCGACGGCGCCATTACAGCGCTGACTGCCTCCTTCTGCATCGACATACTGGGCATACAGCGCGACGCCACCCTCAGCGATGCGAAGCGCAAACGTATCCGTCAGATCGTGCACCTCTCGTTTGCGGGCGTTTTTCTGCTGTTCGTAATGGGCTTCAAGTGGATGAATAATCCGAGTATGATCGGCCTGATCCTGAAAATTGCCGGTTATACCTATGGCCCGCTGCTCGGGCTTTTTGCCTTCGGCATTTTAACCAAAAGAACGGTGAACGACAGGTTGGTGCCCTTTGTGGTACTGATTTCACCGATTATTTGTTTCATCATAGACCATTATCAGAAAGATTTGTTCGGCGGCTTCCAGATAGGCCTGGAGCTGCTATTCATTAACGGCCTGCTCACCTTCCTGGGATTGTGTCTCATCCCGGGCAAGAAGGCGGTAGCCTGAAAAATCGATATGTTATGAGCGCACAGAAATTTGTCAGAATAACCGAACAGCCCTCTCATCACCGCCATCTCGAACAGATGAGCGTACGGGATGTGCTGGTAAACATCAACAAAGAAGATGCAGGTGTGCCCGCGGCAGTGCAGCAGGCCATTCCCGCCGTTGAAGCGTTTGTGCTGGCGGCTGCAGATAAAATGCTGGCCGGCGGCCGCCTCTTTTACATCGGGGCGGGAACCAGCGGCCGGCTGGGCATCCTGGATGCGTCCGAATGCCCGCCTACTTACGGCGTACCGCATGGCCTGGTGGTGGGCCTGATTGCCGGCGGCGACAATGCCATCCGCCGCGCGGTGGAAAATGCGGAGGACGACGGCAACCAGGGCTGGGAAGACCTGCGCCAATGGAATATCACTGAAAAGGATGTGGTGCTCGGCATTGCGGCCAGCGGCACTACGCCGTATGTGATCGGTGCGTTGAAGAAATGTCGGGAAGAGGGGATTCTCACCGGCAGCCTCTCCTGCAATCCGGGCAGTCCCGTGAGCGCGGTGGCGGAGTTTCCCATCGAGGTGGTGGTAGGGCCCGAATTCGTGACCGGCAGCACACGCATGAAAAGCGGCACTGCGCAAAAGCTGGTGCTGAATATGATTTCTACGGCGCTGATGATACAACTGGGCCGCGTGGAAGATAACAAGATGGTGAACATGCAGCTGACCAACGATAAGCTGGTAGACCGCGGCGTGAAAATGCTGATGGAAAAGGCCGGCATCGCTGATTATGAAACCGCAAAAGCACTGCTGCTGCAACACGGTTCCGTCAAAAAGGCCATGAGCGTGTTGGGCATCTGACAATACCCACGTGGCTCTCAGAATAACTCACGCGCAATTCCCGCACGCTTGCCGGAAAATGACACTAATAAGCGGGCCCTTTCGGGCCTCGCTGCAGACAGTGAAAACTGAACAACAGGAAGCCCGCTCACGGATGAGCGGGCTTCCTGTTTGTGAAGATGTTTCATAGATCCTCATCTGTTTGCCTTTTCAAAATCGAGCAGCCACTTTTTCCGGTAAATACCGCCGCCATAGCCGGTCAGGCTGCCGTCTTCGCCCAGCACGCGGTGGCAGGGAATGAGGATGGAAATCCTGTTCATGCCGTTGGCACCAGCCACGGCCCGTATCGATTCGGGCTTATTCAAGGCCTGCGCCTGTTTTTTATAAGAGCGGGTAGTGCCGTATGGGATGGTCTGAAGCATGTCCCATACCGATTGCTGAAACTCCGTGCCCGGTGCGAAAAGCGGGACGGAGAAGTGTTTCCTTTCCCCTTCGAAATATTCATGCAACTCCTGCTCCAGTTGTTCAAAATGGGGATGGGGGGCCTGGATGATGTTGGCGTTGAGTAATCGTGACAACGTTTTCAGTTCTGTTTCGAGCATTTTCCGGTCGGTGAACTCCAGCAGGCAGATACCCCGGTCTACAGCGCAGGCGAACATGGTGCCCAACGGTGTTTCGAGGCGGGTCATATTGATCACCTGTTTGTTTTTGCTGTTGGAGGGAGATACCCCGAAAATGGCTTTAAACGAATCGCTGAAACCACTCAGTGATTCATACCCCGCGTCAAACGCAGCGGAGGTGACCGGTTCCCCGTTCTGTATTTTTTTGAAAGCGGAGTTGATGCGGAACATCCGCTGGTATGCCTGGAAAGTGATACCATGGGTTTTCAGGAACCACCGCCTTATTTTGCTGGGCTCCACTCCCCGGGCAATAAGATCGCCATCTTTGAACTTCAGCGACGGGTCGGCGCTCAGTTCGTCGAGCACGGCTTTCACAAAGCCGGGCGTTTCTCCTTTTTTCTCCAGCGGCCCGCATACCTTGCAGGGCCGGTATCCCTTTTTCAGCGCCTCGCAGGTAGAGCCGAGGAATTCCACATTTTCAAGCTTCGGCTTCCGCGCAGTGCAGGTAGGCCGGCAAAAGATGCCGGTGGTTTTAACGGCTGTTATAAACGTACCCTCAAAGGAAGCGTCTTTTTCCACGATGGCCTGATACATTCTTTCCCTGGTAAGCATTGTCTGTTATTTTGTTCAAAGGTAAAAGCGCGTACCGCTCCCGGCAACCGGAAATTGAACAGGTATTTTTTTGTAAAGTGATGGACTGTATCCATTGAAGCGCCCGTTAGAACAGATGAACCGGCCAACTGTTCCTGCTAAAGTTCCGTAGAATCCGCTAATTTTGAACAGACCCTACAACAAAAACATTATGCAGATCATCAACAAACAAATGGACGGGCAGGTCCTGAAAGGAGAAGTGCTGCTGCCGGGACGCGCACAGGTGATACAGGTGGCATTTGAACCGGACGAGGAAATACAGGCGCCTGACGATGAATTTTATGCATACCTCATCAGCCGGGCAGCCGCCTTCGTCGCTTCCCTGAGTCCTGAAGCTGAAATGGCCGTAAAGGAACAGGTGTCTGCCGAAATCACGGATGCCGCCTACAGCCAGGACGATGAGGCGCCCATCGGTGATGCCTATGCACAACTGCGCGATGACCTGCAGTTGCAGCAGATTTCATTCTTCCCGGACGATATGGTATGGACGTACAGTGCAGGCACCATCTTCGCCGGCAATATCATCTCTGTGCAGATCGGGTACGATTTGGAGATCATCGAGGTAATGGTGCTGGATTGACATACCGGCTCAGATGTAATCCTTCTCCACGGTCAGCAGCGCATTGCCGTCCTTGTCGAAAAGCATCTTTCCGCAGTTCTCGCAATAATCGTCTGCCGGCGCCGGTTCCGACCGCCTGAGCTGCCATACGTTCATGCTGCCGCAGGTGCAGTTTATCGTGTATAATACTTCGCCGGTTTTCTGGCCGAAGGGCGCCACATTCCAGTATGCATCCTTCGCTTTTTTCAGTTCCTTTGCTACCTTGTCGGGTGCCAGCAGGATGTAATACGCGTCATTCTGCCGGTCGAGCTGGCAGATTACAAAACCTTCTTTCTTGAGGCCTTTCTGGAAATATTGCAGCAGCAACGGAACGGCATCGCCCCTTTCCGGCTGTTTCTTCTCCAGCTGCGCATATGCGCCTTCCGCATCAACTATGGCTTTACTGCCAAACTGTTGCAGCCTGTGCCGGAGAAAGTCGGCGATCCGGGAGTTTTCTTCCTCCCCCGACCAGTCGACCACCAGGACTATTTTTTCTTTTAATAGATGATCTAACAGGTCGGCATCGGAAGCTGTTTTGGGCAACGCGGTAATTTCCTGCGGGGACATCAGTTTTTCCAAGGGTTTATACATGAGGTTTCCTTTATGGGTAACGAATTGTCAGCAATATAATATTTTACGGCAGTTTTTGGCCGGCCGTATGGCACTAAACTTGGTGCCTTTCCATATAAGAACATCTGTTTGAAAACCTAAATCACCGCATCATGAAAAATAGCAAAACGGCCAACGTCCGTTACATTGTAAATAACGTGGCCGAGGCGATACCGTTTTACAGGGACCTGTTGGATTTTGAAGTAGTCATGCATCCCGCACCGGGATTTGCCGCCCTCACCAGGGGAGCGCTCCGGCTGTACCTCAATCAGCCCGGCGCCGGCGGAGCGGGACAAAAATTGGCGGATGGCGCTTCTCCCGGCCCGGGCGGCTGGAACCGCATGCAGATCGAAACGGATAACCTCCGCGGTATTTATGACGAACTGCAGCAAAAAGGAGCCACCTTCAGAAACGGCATCATCGAGGGGCAGGGTGGCAATCAGGCGCTGCTGCAGGATCCGTCCGGCAACCTGATCGAACTGTTTGAGCCTAAAAAGCCGGAAACCGTTGAGCCCATCCCCGAAGGTTTCCATACCGTTACGCCGTTTCTGCTCGCGGACGATGCTGCCGCACTGATGACGTTCATCGAAAAGGCATTCGGCGGCGAAGTGATGCATGTAACAAAGTCTGGCGACGGCCTGATACGCCACGCCACAGTAAGGATAGGTGACTCGCATATCATGCTGGCCGACGGTACCGAATCGTACAAGTCAGCACCGGCCATGCTGCATTTATATGTGCAGGACGTGGATGAATGGTACCACCAGGCATTAAGCGCAGGAGCCCGGTCGATAAGGGAGCCCGAAGACCAGTTTTATGGCGATCGCTCGGCCGGTGTGGAAGACGCATGGCACAACCAGTGGTGGATGGCCACGCATATCGAAGATGTAAGTGATAAAGAAATGAAAAAACGGGAGGAAGGCTTCAGGAAAGAAGCAGGCGTGAAGTGAGCATCGTGTGGGATTCCTCCCGCCCGGATGTTAATGCGCCGGCGGGTGCATTAACATCCGGGTATTATCCCCCGAACCCTGAAAATATCAACCCCGGAAGACGACGATCGCACGATTAACAAAACACTATTCAAACAAGTAACAAGAACCTCTCCGGCCCGTCGCAACTCTACTATTTCCCGTAATCTTTTAAACCCGGCCTTTCTCTACTTTTCCTGCAGAACAAAAGAATATGAAATTCCGAGGGAGGTTGATATGGATCTGCATCCCGGCCGTCTTAGCATTAACATTTGCGTTGTTTTTTGGACCCTTGCTGCTTTTGGAGCGACATTCATATGATGCCCCTGACAGGAAAAAGAAGGTTTTCATCAGCCGGGAAGCCAACAGGTATGTGCTTTACCGCAACGGGCAACCGTTCACGGTGAAGGGCGCATCGGGGAATGCTTTGCTGGAGGAGCTGCACCGGGCCGGCGGTAACACTATCCGGACCTACGATACGGTGGGGCTGGGCGCCGTTCTCGATGAAGCGCAGCGCAACCACATCGCGGTCATTGCCGGGCTGCCCATCCCTTACAGCGATTACCTGGACGATTTTTACAAAGACGGGCGGAAAGTGGAGGCGATGTACGAAGCATACAAAAAAATGGTGGCGCGGTACAAAGGCCATCCGGCGTTGCTGATGTGGTGCCTGGGGAATGAACCGGGGATGACATGGAAACCGGGTTACGATGCTTTTTATGATGCCTATAACCGGATGCTGGAGATGATCCACGCCGTCGACCCCGATCACCCCGTGACTACTACCATGCCTAATTTAAACATCGTGCAGATCATGATGATCCGGAGAAAGATACCGGCATTGGATCTGATTTCATTTAACACATTCGGCAAACTCGAAAGGCTGAACAAGCAGCTTGACCGTTTTGCGTGGTTATGGGATGGGCCGTTCCTCATCATGGAATGGGGCGCGTACGGGCCCTGGGAGTCCGAAACAACGGCCTGGCAGGCGCCGATAGAAAATACCAGCACCAAAAAAGCGGAGCAGTTCCTGACGATGTACCGCCAGCAGATGCCCGCGAAACATCCGCGTTTTTTAGGCGCATTGGCCTTTTACTGGGGCCAGAAGCAGGAAGTGACGCCCACCTGGTTCAGCCTGTTTTCGGAAACCGGCGCGGCCAGCGGCGCGGTGGAAGCATTGCGGAATATATGGAAGGCATCCACGCCAGCGAATGATGCGCCGCAATTGAAGTACATGCTGGTAGACAGAAAGGGCGCCCGCGACAACATCATGCTGATGCCCGCCAGCGAAGCGGAGGCCGAGTTTTTTATGGAAGATCACAACAAATCAAACATCGTAACTGCGCAATGGCAGATCATGAAAGAAGACTGGTACGAAGATGCCCGGAAAAAAAGACCACTGACGAAACTACTGGATACCATCATGCCGGCTGGAAATAATAACAGGTTTTCATTTAAGGCGCCCCGTGCAGAAGGGCCCTACCGGATCTATGTCACCGTTGCGGACGACCGCGGCCATATCGCTACGGCCAACACACCCTTTTATGTAGTGGAATAAAACTATGCAAGCATATACACAGGCCCCGCCCCCCTCAAAGAGCGAACTGCTCTTACTGCGCCTGATGATCCTCATCGGAACCATCAGTCTGCTGTGTTTTCTGTATTGCCTGCTGAACCCGGCCAACATCGGTCACCCGGTGCTGTACTGGATGTTTGTGACGGCTACCGTCTTTACATGTCTGCGCATCCTGCATGAGTGGTATCATTATCTCTTTATTACCGTTCCGGCACCGCCGCCGGCGAAAAAAAACTTTACGGTAGACATACTCACAACATTTTGCCCGGGCGAACCATATGAAATGATCGTGGAAACGCTGAAAGCCATGCAGGCCGTGACCTATCCCCACACTTCCTGGCTTTGCGACGAAGCGGATGATCCTTACCTCAAAGCCGTATGCCGCGAACTGGGTGTGCGGCACGTGACGCGGAATAACCGCCGGGATGCGAAAGCCGGCAATATCAATAACGCACTGCAGTATGCCATGGGCGAACTTTGTGTGGTGCTTGATCCGGATCATATTCCGGCGCCGGGCTTTCTGGATCCCATCGTTCCGTTTTTTAATGACGAAAAGGTGGGCTATGTGCAGATCGTGCAGGCGTACTATAACATTGGCGACAGTCTCATCGCCAAAGGCGCCGCGCAGCAGACTTTCCAGTTTTACGGCCCGATGATGATGTCGATGAACCGATACGGCACGGTGCTGGCCATAGGCGCCAACTGTACGTTCCGCCGCAGCGCACTCGATTCCATCGGTGGTCACGCCGCCGGGCTTGCGGAAGACATGCACACGTCCATGCGGCTGCATGCAAAAGGCTGGAAGTCGGTGTACCTGCCCGCCGTGCTCACGCTCGGCAGGGTGCCTTCCACGTTGTCTGCTTATTACAAGCAGCAACTGAAATGGGCGCGCGGAACGTTCGAGCTGCTGGTGACCGCATTTCCCCGGCTCTTCAAAAAATTCAGCTGGGCGCAACGTTTACATTACTGCACCATCCCCTTCCATTATTTTTCGGGCATCATATTTTTCATCAATTTCCTTGTACCGGTGCTGGCGCTGATGATGGGCGTCATCCCGTTCCGTATGGACCTGGTGACTTTCACTTTTATGGGATTGCCTTTTATCACCAGCACCCTGGCGGTGCGGCATTTTGTACAACGGTGGGTGATGGGGAGAGGGGAGCGCGGCAACCACATGCTCGGCGGTTTTCTGCTGATCGGTACCTGGTGGGTACATATTCTTGGGCTTTATTACACGGTTATCCGGAAAGAGGTCCCTTATATTCCCACGCCGAAAGACGGGCAGGAGGACGATAACTGGCGGCTGAACATACCGAACGCCGCTGTAGCGCTGGTGACGTTTGTGGCTATCCTGTACGGGCTGTACATCGAATGGAATCCCTACACCTGGATGATGGCCGGCATTGCCAGCCTCAACCTGGCGGTGATGCTCCTGAATATTGCCATCAGCCGCCAGAAAGACTTTCAGTGTTTGAGAGAGAAGGTCAGGGTGGCGCGGCGGAGTTTCATTTATTATAAATTCCTGAAGCAGCAGTTCTGGAACGTAAGGCACACGCTGTATGCAGGGTTGCGCCTTTTTGCTTTTCCCATCATCCTGTTCATCTCTTTTTTCACGATGTATTTTTTCGGGAACGCGGGCCTCATGACGTCGGGGCCGCTGGAAGAAAAAAGCCGGCAGCAGGTTTTTTATGTCGGGTTGTTCAATCCTGTTACCGACGATGGTGTTACCGCGATATCCGAGGTGCGTAAGCTGCAGCAAACCTTCAACGCGCATGTCAGCATCGTTTCGCTGTATATTCCCTGGGGCGATGAATCCCGTAGCAGCATACCGGCTCACCTTGCCGATGCCATCTACAGGAACGGGTCGGTGCCGCTGATCACCTGGGAGCCTTGGGCGTCGACATTCCGGCAGTCGGCCGCCCATCCGGAGTTGCAACAGGAAAAAGGCATCTTCAGTCATATCGTCAAAGGAGAATTCGATGCCTACATCCGGGAGTTCGCCCTGCAGA
Protein-coding sequences here:
- a CDS encoding glycerophosphodiester phosphodiesterase family protein, with translation MKFLITAFLSIVLLSAHGQADSILRDFSNRPDHILVAAHRAPHADYPENSLAAIREAIRLGVDIVELDIRQTKDGILVLMHDKTITRTTGKPGGTGDYTYAELQQFPLLHNGQPTQERIPTFEEALKLTKDRILVDIDFKEGTPEAARKTVELVKASGTTSQVLFFLYDYKEIPQLRNWNPKIPIMPRAYNTGDIAGIGQMGTFPAIHIDDSYYSDSLANALRAGGTRVWLNALGKYDKAEKASPGTGFSELLKKHPRVNIIQTDLPAELLAYLRSKGFHR
- a CDS encoding CHAD domain-containing protein, which codes for MLKKQKQHKYLAKRWRAIRSYLYDFANTPNLEVLHKLRVEVKKLKAFAGFASAGGHGKDADRAIKPVKKMFRVAGEIREAGLTLSMLQKYQITHPRLKSATIHTLNEKTATFQSHIDTYLQQIKKSDRKLRASLHSIRNRNIEAWFSEELTATAALLAAPPPERLHDARKKLKTLLYTYTMLPKPLAARVQVNKDYLHRLQELIGNWHDAALAADLLAKGNNVRSGGRTARNGDKQTQQQPKANQANRLADEASRNIRHNNHDHGAHTQSKPVKTRQQQKVNRLSNEQKSLIKQTLAAAAGFSQKALSGEGSPR
- a CDS encoding pentapeptide repeat-containing protein; this encodes MERTSFEDEHFEKKDFTEAPLRKGEYDNCTFTGCNFSETDLTDVSFTECTFTGCNLSMAKLNKTSLKDVKFTDCKLLGLHFENCNDFLFEVAFDNCQLNLASFYRRKLKKTRFKKCSLHETDFTEADLTEASFDGCDLAGATFVQTNLEKADFRAASHYLIDPAQNRIKKAKFSMPAVIGLLAAYDIVIE
- a CDS encoding DUF6630 family protein; the protein is MGNRLYFLIGLALVIGGYAAGHYFGLNAKYWFGYAGVLAFYAWCKNEFSGSPWRKRKVSSPPPLPERPEPDLPPLTEAAKEGYRELVRRCLPLREQHWLFPYIDALKDHTNDPEYSTLNVLMNHLNDQECEWLLGIDRDAPLEDLEWRLNLALRDNYQLSVAFPQASDFPPGSTVSSDGVLDAFDKPLREHGLQMGFMRTELEEYVIMLHRVADRDKVDKAVQQTGHGYYELT
- a CDS encoding DeoR/GlpR family DNA-binding transcription regulator; the protein is MLKKERQSFILRQVNLHNKILSVDLSQQMDVSEDTIRRDLNEMAEQGKLIKVHGGALSKSFHLSVASDHVYALSSKKHIALKACRLIKDGMFVLTTGGTTIIELAKALPPELSATFITVSLPAAYEYIHHPNIEVIFLGDKISKNSQIAVGGSVVSRIKDVRADLCFLGTNAISLEQGLTDNDWEVVEVKKAIVEASERVVSLAISEKLNTSQRFRVCDAGDISTLITELPASDPLLQPYHAAGLEIL
- a CDS encoding sodium:solute symporter, whose product is MSPVILFSLVIAYFLLLLGVAWVTSRNANNESFFIGNRGSNWMLVAFGMIGTSLSGVTFVSVPGTVGKESFTYFQIVLGNLIGYGVVAFVLLPVYYKMQLTSIYNYLQNRLGFRAYKTGASFFILSRVLGATARLYLVVNILHFTILKDFGLPFWVGAFVILLMILLYTFEGGVKTIVWTDTLQTGCMLIGLVVCVWYILSNLGMSLPEGARALADKGYSNIFIMDPSSRFFFLKQIVAGAFISITMTGMDQEMMQKNISVRTLKDSQKNMMTFAVIFMLVVLLFLFLGGLLHLFAEAKGIPATGDALFPTIALEHMPGAVSIIFIIALISALFPSADGAITALTASFCIDILGIQRDATLSDAKRKRIRQIVHLSFAGVFLLFVMGFKWMNNPSMIGLILKIAGYTYGPLLGLFAFGILTKRTVNDRLVPFVVLISPIICFIIDHYQKDLFGGFQIGLELLFINGLLTFLGLCLIPGKKAVA